The following nucleotide sequence is from Strigops habroptila isolate Jane chromosome Z, bStrHab1.2.pri, whole genome shotgun sequence.
GCAGGACAGTATGTTTCAGAGCAGACCAGAGCTATCGATTTTTCATCTCCCCTCAATCTCTAAAGTCTACGTGTGGTTTCAAGCCTGAAAAGTAATCAATCAGATGTGCATCCTGATGAGGAACAGAATGATATCCTAAGGGCTCAAAAGCACTTTCAAACAGAAAGActttaaagaactttttccactcttttttttttcttaattagaaCATACGTATGACAATAATAATCTCTCATATCAAACAACAGATGACTAAAGATTATGACTGTAAACAGACATACTCACAATGAACTAGATGCATTTATAGGTATAAGATGTGAAATTCACAGGAGACGTGCACATGtcatttctgctcttctttcaaGGTAGGTACCCTATGTTCctattttactgtttgtttccTACTGGTAAGAAATATCCAGGAAGTTCCCTAACACATGTTGGCTGATTTCACAATCTCTCTTCTGATTTTATTGTTAACATGAGAAAAGACAGTTTTTCCCTTGTAAAAGATTGTTACAAAGTAGAAAGTAAttatgacttttttccccccatcatCCTTTTTCCAATTTAGGCTTACGCTGGAGGGAGATTTCGTCTCAGAccttaacaaacaaaacagatgcaCTAATTATCTCTTTGCATGATTTTGTATGTTTACATTATACATTaaattgaaaagtaaaaaaaggacATAAGtgttcttttattcttcctcaTTTATATTGTCTATTTAGCATCTAAATAAgcactcttttttttcaggaagagtTCAGAtgctcttcttcattttttgccTTGTGTTCCTCCATCCTTGCTCTCTGCACGTCACGTCTAAAATTCTCATCCAATTGTTCTTCTGTATCCTCTCTCTTCCTTGTTACCTAGCATCATCTTCATTTCCCAcgtttcttttttctgatgcAAAAACTTAATTTTGTCATTAAACATCTCATTattagtttaaagaaaaaaaaaacaaatagaagTGTTATTGTATTCATGCTACATGGTTATGGTATTCATGGAAACCTTCTTTCACTGACAGTCCTACGGAAAAGCTAATCATAACTtcagaacaaactgaaaaaatatacTTAGCACTTTGCTACTCCGAgtgacaaaaaagaaagcagtatcAATTTCTCAGTCATTACAGAAGATGAACATTATATTAAGTCAGTACCTTAAATTATAtaattaattatatattatcTGGCATGGTCAGCAATGTTTATTAAGTTCTAGTCCCCTTAAAAACCTCAACAGGCCACAGATCTATCCAAATACTCCCCTGgagcaacagataatgcaagTTCTCTATCACACTAGCAAGTAGGGCCTTCTGTTTATAATTTCTCTCATGTCTTTCTTCGCCCTTTAGGAAAATGCAAGAAGCTTAGGGGAACAAATTATAGCCCTCTGTAGACCATATTaaccacaaaataaattttaggcaattttgtattttttttaaatctcatttcatTTCCAGAATGAAAACTAGTAGAACATCTTAATCCTTGGAAATTATAGTGCTTGAGTATCAAACAGAAACCTAAAGAACATAGGTGCTTGAGGATTTAGCTTTTAAATCCATGCCTCCAGTGTGCATAGTGTGCTGCTAGAACAGCAGCATGATCCATGACAAATCCCAAAGTACACTGAAGAATCCACTGCATCTAACACAAAAGCAATCCTTACGAAATACCCATATGACCACGTTATACTACATGCTTTCCTGATGCAATTTTAGGGATGCCACATTGAGGTCATATAAAGGTCTACATACAAACAGCATGAAAGCATGAGAGGAGCTTTTCCCCAAGAGGCCTGAGACAGATTAATGTGTTTCAAGATCCAGGTTTGACTCATTTTCAGCTATAGCAGATGGACCTTTGCCCTGACCCAGATCAATGTTTAAACAATTGAACCAGAACAGAACAGGATGCAACTCTTCCTATCTGACTTGTAAAAGAACCAAGcagttttacattttgaaagaaagggtACAGACAAATCTATTTTCAGGTTATAGAATTATGAAGACATAGCTCCCGTTTGTCCTAGCACACAAAAATCCCCAGTCAGACTGTTTTCAGACACGCTTTAATTTTAGCCAGTTTAAATAACctctgaatgctttttttctgtcaaagtTTTGAGGCAATCACCCTTACAAAGCTTTGCATAGGACTGAGACACCTAACTGTGCTAGGCATAGCAAAGGAAAGCACCATAGGAACTAAGTCATTGTCAGAACCCTCTTCAGACACAAAATCTACTGACTAGCAATACTGGCAATAACCCTTAAGCACTAAACAATAGAGTGATTGTGaactgaataaattatttccaagAATTGCCAGAAGTCTAAGGCAGAATAAGAATTAAGAAGGATACCAACTATTAATCTCTACATAGCAATTTAGAAAGGGCTAAGAAGGATACAGAAATTATCAAAATATCAAGGTATCAATCAAAGATGTCAAAATAGTACAAAGTCTTTTGAAGCAAACTTTCAAAGTTCACCTACTGCAGCTTTGTGATTATTATATTTAGTCACCATTATCAGATACACAACTGCAACTAGTCAAAGGAATAGgaactttaatttcttttgactCAGTACAACCTCTCAATGCAAATGTGGCAAATTGAGGTTGCAAAAATCTCAGTAAACCAGACTTCACACTTGTTATCTTTGGCAAATTTCTCTCATCTTCTTGCTTCTCAAGCTTTTTTCCATCTCAAggtctttctgttttttccttccttctccttccaccATTTTCTTTACTATGCTCATTCATCCATGGAGTTTCCAGTATATTAGACTTTACACTAGTGTCCCTGTTTAGCATGAGTGCTACTGACAccactttcttttccagcattttaaTTCACTGTATTCATTTGGAAAACTATGCTTGAAAGTCTCTATGTCTACTATACGTAACagttattgaaaaataaatgaaaatatactcACATCAGTAACAATTTTAACATGGTAACTATCCCACTTTTATAGgtatacatttaaaaaactaGGACGTTTTAACTGATTTTCAAGTTTTAGTGAGcttgatttcattttcagatattttcattcaggtatttcaaaattttcagattttgagaATGTTATGTTGTATACATAGGAAATCTGCTCTAAAGTGAAAAGGATACCAACTCAACACAGGTTCCACTTATCTGTTTCTAGAAAAGGTCCAAATTCAAAATGCAGCTAGCCATGCAAGAAGCCTGTATGAGACTATTGCAGACTATTTGTTTGTACACATTGCACCTTCACATTTTCTGAACGTGAAGGCATGCTGCATTTTAACATCGGCTAAGCACTGGTTCTTTAGGCTATCAGAACATCAGACAGTTTAATGCCACAGCTATCTAAGTAAGACCATTATCACCTATAagcagttggaaaaaaaataaaatcttacacTGTTATTCTCACATTGCCAACAAACTCCATTTCTGAACAGTAATACACCTCAGAAATTGTGAGACAGCCAATTAAAATGCACCATaggctttatttaaaaagtatttgaagtTGTGGAAATTCTTGTATAGCTTCAACTCCAACAATTTCAGTGACCTTTATGCCTCACTTGGTGTTGACATATTGCCTTACAAATGAAGTACTGCAAACATTTGGAACATAAATAATGTAGCAACAAGTCTGTAAGCAAGAACAACaatcctccccttcccctcaaaaaaacctgaaagtttcAGCATGGTAGTGAAAGAACTCCGAAGCAACTCTTCCAGTATGATATGGAATACACAAGGATGATGTGCATCACACATAATACAATCAATCAGAAAATCTGTGTAGCATCACTACTTTCTCAGTTACACTCTTTTATTAATATAGTGTCACAACATAAATTGAAATAGTTATTTgcacataataaaaaaatatagccCTTCATAAAGTTTATACTGTGCAGGGAATCATgtatttaacttaaaaaaatcaatatataaTATTTGACATTAAATAATGCACAGAGATAAGGTACACTCAgccaaataaatgcaaatatattttcttcagcttgaaGGCAAACATGCAAAGAGCAGTTTATTACTTTACTGTATACATACTTCACACTTCATGTGAAAGCTGTGAGCAAACGAAATTTCtctagttttccttttgctagTGTTCTCTATCTTCAAGCATAGtggttttaaaaccaaatgaTAAAAGGGATTTTGGATAGCAGCATTCATTAGCTGTTACAGAATAGTGTTACTAAGACAACCAGCTTAAGACATTCTGGTTTCCACAACAGGCACATGAAATCTCTGgcaaaaaatcattttaaaaggcATCTATAAGCTTAGCTATAATACCAGAATCAATaaagatttattctttaaatatattcttgACAATATATTAGATTGGCTAACATGGCTATAACTTCTTCTtccagaaaagtaaaatataaagcaaGACTTTGACGTTGTTATATACTCAAGAATGCCTCCTTACACTGCgtagaaaaaagttaaaaacaattCTTCCATTATCCCTCAATTttgaagtacagaaaaaaacaactgacTTTCAAGAAAAATTTTATAGATTTTCAACATGCATACAGCAAAAGTCCATTAAGGTTTTAGGGTTTgcatttggtttggtttttgtccTAACAGCaggtaatttttgttttcttttattattttcctacTAGAAATGCCAAAGTGTGCTGAAAATGTCCAGGCAATGGTTAGGGCAAAACTGTCAGTGTCTTTGGAAAGATAAATTTACAAACAACCTTAACAACATAGGTCAAAATGATGCTCATTCTCATAAGTACCTTTAAAGAAATCATTCTTTCCTCCCTCAAGAGGTGTATATCCCCTTCTACGTTTGCCATCAACAGGACTGATGAGCAATTCATCTGAATAATCAAGTCCTGCACAGCTACAAGGACTCCTTGACTTGCTCAAGGCCTTTTCCCAAACACCCCATGAGACTGGCTGCAAGTTAAAACATTATGAACTAGAACCTAGGAGGCTGACAGCATGCACCACAGAGAATTCCCATAATGCTACCCTGACAGAGCTCTCTGAGCCACTGCAGTGAAATGCCGCGAAATGCAGGATCCGAACAGGATGGGactgctttcaaaagcagtaaaatttGTGGGTTAAAgataaacataataaaaattaacaagtgaaagagaagaggcagaatgaaaaaaagaagacaaaacaagtgatgcaaaggCAATCACTCACCACCTCCCCTGAACAGGCCTGTGCCCAGCTAGGTCCCAAACAAAAGATAGCCAAACCCCCTTCTCTCCATTTTATTGCTCAGCATGACCATTATATGGCATGCAGTATTTCTGGTTAGTTCAGGTCATTTGTCTGGTTGTGCCCCCTTCCTTGCACAGCCTCAATTCCCCAACAATTCCCCAATTCCTAAGTGGGGAAGCAGagcaagaaacagagaaggccTTGATGCTGTACAAGTACTGTTCAGGAATAGCTCAAACATTAATGTGTTATGTTCATTGTTTTGGTCACAAACCTAAAACACGGCACCATATGAGctgctataaagaaaattaactccatcccaacCAAACCcagtacacacacatacatcaTATATCAAATCATACATGATACATGGTAGTGCAAAGAGCTccaagagatgaaaaaaaccacatgGTTTTGCTTAGTGGTTTACTGGTTTGCCTTCTGGCAGACGAAAGAAGTTGTCTTCTTTGAGTTTAAGATGTTCTGGTAAATCTAGCTGTCTTTTTGCCTCTTCAATGTCTTCCTGAATTGCTGAAATGAGTGCCTCtgcaaaagagaacaaaagcaatatttaaaagCTGGTCTGAATTCTGAACAAacaatagcaagaaaaaaagggtgTACTACAGAACACAAGAAAGCAATCACAGGCAGGATATATTTACTATTATTATGAACTTGGAAAGGCACAATCTCtaaaataacatgctttaatgCTTTTGACATGCGTTGCACTTTTCCTTGCTGtaaatactactttttctttgttgcaaGACATTTTATCAAAAAAGTCAACAGAAATTCATtaactgtttcagttttaacacagatgcatttttaaaataaaagggcaGACTAGACCAATGCTTTTACAACAAGCTCATGATTTTCAAGCTACTCTGCAGACACGACAATGTAATTTttagacagaaataaataactACTGACAGTCTGGAAGTTATggggctttgcttttttttaatataaccaATTTACTTATTAGAGATTcatcttagggaaaaaaaaaaccaccaaacattttactgaaaagtCAAAGGTAAAACAGAATGATAAAACATTTTGAGTTGtaagggacccataaggatcacCAAGGCCAACTCccagctcctcacaggactacctaaaaataaaccatatGATTAAAAGTATTGTCCAGAcactccttgaactctgacaggcttggtgcaATGACCACTTCCCTCAGAAGCCTCTTCCAGTGACCAACCActctctcagtgaagaaccttttcctaatgtccaataTGAACTTCCtctgatgcagcttcattccatttcctcatGTCCTACCACTGGTCACCAAAGAGAGGAGATCAGCACCTCACTCGCCACTGCACCCTCTGGGGCAGCTGTAGACTGCCATGAGGTCCCCTCCGTTTCCTCCTTTtcaagctgaacaagccaagcgatctcagctgcttcttttaaGTCTGGCCCTCAAGACCTATCACCACCTTGGTCACCCTCCTCTGGGCACACTCTAACAATTTGCTATCCTTCTTATATTGAGATGCCCAAAAAGGCAGAGAGTACTCAAAGTGGGGCCACACCAGGGCAGCACGGAGTGGGACTATCACCTCTCTTGACCAGCTAGAGACGCTGTGCTTGACACACCCCAGGGTACAGCTGGCCcttttggctgccagggcacacttTTGACTCTCATTCAACTTGCCACCAACCCAAACTCCCAAATCTCTTTCtgtggggctgctctgcagcctctcaTCCCATAATTTGTGTTCATAACCAGAATTACCCCATCCCAGATGCAGGATCTGGCACTTGCTCTTGTTAAACTTTAGGTGGTTGTTGATTGCCCACCTCCCTATAGTCTCTCCAGACAAGACTGCAAGGCGTCTCTACCCTTGAGAACAGCTACCCTACACAAAAGAGCTGATGATGAAGACAGAACAATGACACAGTGTTCCCAAAATGCATGCACATGACAAATTGAATATCAGTTTAAGAGAAATGCAATACTGACCTAAAGAACTGAAGTTTTTTTCTGATCGAATATATCCAAGTATGACTATACTAAGAATTTCACCATAAAAGTCACCTTTGAAAGTGTCAATAATGTGTGTTTCCTAAAAGAGAGAAATACATCAACAATCATCATGATGGATTTtgagtttattttccttgttgCAAGGACGTTGAACTAATACCTCTAATCCTAATTCTCTCCCACACATATCAGGAAAACTAAGACACTTAGTTTAACATGTATAATGTAAGATTAAAAGGCTAGAGTTTGTAATTAGTAGGGAGAACCGAACTTTGCATGGCATTTAAGAACATTGTGATATTTCAGAGGTAAGATTTTCAAGGCAGCAAATCACAAATCACAAATAATGCCTGGATTTGTTTGATCATTAAGTTGCCAAATCCAAATAACTGTAATGAATTTGACTGATTTAAAGAGAGCTTTTACAAGTAAGTCACAGGAACTGAATGATAAAATTCCAAGAAGAGTTGAAGGCACCTATTGTTGAAGCAGGGATTCACGTCAAATTAAAACTCCTTCCAAGTattagcaattaaaataaagttctGCAAGACCCAGAAAAAGCACCAGCACATGAtagcaagaaaaacacagatgCCACAGTTCAGGATTTTAACTCTGTCTTATCACTATTTTGATCTTGATTCCATATATTAAGACACAGCACCCCATGGATAGATTCAACCATTTAAGAgaagaattactgaaaaatcaTTACAAATTAAGGTGTGCCAGAATTTCATACTTTAAATATGGATGATGACAGAGATATTAGTAGGTTCCAGCCCATTCTAGGGGTCT
It contains:
- the LOC115600670 gene encoding riboflavin kinase-like isoform X1, whose amino-acid sequence is MRHLPYFCRGEVVKGFGRGSKELGIPTANFSEQVVESFPSDISTGIYYGWACVGNGDVHKMVLSIGWNPFYKNIKKSVETHIIDTFKGDFYGEILSIVILGYIRSEKNFSSLEALISAIQEDIEEAKRQLDLPEHLKLKEDNFFRLPEGKPVNH